One Owenweeksia hongkongensis DSM 17368 genomic region harbors:
- a CDS encoding FadR/GntR family transcriptional regulator yields MGQRDLLRNLTEIEIESPVDIIIRQIRNLIVDGELKPGEKLPPERKLAEKLGIGRSYVREAIKKLEFYGILKTLPQSGTIVSGIGITALEGLISDVLKLHEDDFSSLVETRYILEIQSARNAALRRTEEDLVMLEEAYKAYEKEVMLGKQAIDQDLMFHLKIAEASKNQVLKSLMMLITPDILRNYISKNVCGDGKFYKALQEHRQILEAIKEQNPDKAEAGMAEHLSDILNSNNPKNTFNE; encoded by the coding sequence ATGGGGCAACGTGATTTACTAAGAAATCTTACGGAGATTGAAATCGAATCTCCAGTTGACATCATCATACGTCAAATAAGAAATTTGATCGTTGATGGAGAGCTAAAGCCTGGAGAAAAACTTCCCCCTGAAAGGAAGTTGGCCGAAAAACTTGGTATTGGCCGCAGTTATGTACGCGAAGCCATTAAAAAGCTAGAATTTTATGGAATTCTAAAAACACTTCCTCAAAGTGGCACCATAGTATCAGGAATTGGAATTACCGCACTTGAAGGCTTAATATCTGATGTACTCAAGTTGCATGAAGATGACTTTTCATCTTTGGTAGAAACCCGATACATCTTAGAAATACAATCAGCAAGAAATGCTGCTTTGCGTAGAACTGAAGAAGATTTAGTAATGCTTGAGGAGGCATACAAAGCTTATGAAAAAGAAGTGATGCTTGGCAAGCAAGCTATTGATCAAGATTTAATGTTTCACCTAAAAATAGCGGAAGCAAGTAAGAATCAAGTTCTTAAATCTTTGATGATGCTAATAACTCCGGATATTCTAAGAAATTATATTTCTAAGAATGTATGTGGAGATGGTAAATTTTATAAAGCTCTTCAAGAGCACCGTCAAATTCTAGAAGCTATTAAGGAGCAAAATCCTGATAAGGCTGAAGCGGGAATGGCGGAACACCTAAGTGATATCCTAAACTCTAATAATCCGAAAAATACCTTTAATGAATAA
- the rpoN gene encoding RNA polymerase factor sigma-54 → MLKQHLSQKLLQKLSPQQIQLMKLIQLPTQALEQKIKEELEANPALEEGMDADEHPEDDYPEYDEGDNQSIEAEDINVDEYLSDDEVPDYRMKANNYSADDEDARVPISGGTSFTEYLMDQISMSRLKEEDRKIAEYLIGNIDDDGYIRRELNAIVDDLAFTQNVFVDEPRLEEVLHIIQSLDPPGVGARDLQECLVLQLERKENTNAIRVAREILKNYFDEFIKKHYSKLMERMEIDEEFLKDAISEISRLNPKPGNSSTNTQKSIQSVIPDFTISIEEGELELTLNSRNAPELNVSREYKDMLETYKSSQEKSKSQKEAVMFVKQKLDGAKWFIDAIRQRQQTLLVTMSSIMNFQQEYFLTGDQRKLRPMILKDIADEIGMDISTVSRVASNKYVQTPYGTFLIKEFFSESMKNDAGEDVSTKEIKKILEDSIGEENKRSPLTDDRLAKLLKEKGYPIARRTVAKYREQLNIPVARLRKQL, encoded by the coding sequence ATGCTAAAACAGCACCTCAGTCAAAAATTACTGCAAAAGTTATCTCCTCAGCAAATACAGCTGATGAAGCTTATTCAGTTGCCTACACAGGCTCTGGAGCAGAAAATAAAAGAGGAGCTTGAGGCTAATCCTGCGCTTGAAGAAGGGATGGATGCAGATGAGCATCCCGAAGATGATTACCCAGAATATGATGAGGGTGACAATCAATCTATAGAAGCCGAGGATATTAATGTAGACGAATACCTGAGTGATGATGAAGTGCCTGACTATAGAATGAAGGCCAACAATTACTCAGCTGATGACGAAGACGCACGTGTTCCTATTTCGGGCGGTACATCTTTTACTGAATATTTGATGGACCAAATCAGCATGAGCCGCCTCAAAGAAGAGGATCGCAAAATTGCTGAATATCTCATAGGAAACATTGACGATGACGGTTACATCAGACGCGAACTGAACGCTATTGTAGATGACCTCGCTTTCACCCAAAATGTATTTGTAGACGAACCTAGATTAGAGGAGGTGTTACACATCATCCAATCACTTGACCCACCTGGAGTGGGAGCTCGTGATTTGCAAGAATGCCTGGTTCTTCAACTTGAAAGAAAAGAAAACACCAATGCTATTCGAGTAGCACGTGAAATTCTAAAAAATTACTTTGACGAATTTATAAAGAAGCATTACTCCAAGTTGATGGAGCGCATGGAAATTGATGAAGAGTTTTTGAAAGATGCTATTTCGGAAATTAGCAGACTAAACCCAAAACCTGGTAATTCATCAACTAACACCCAAAAGTCTATTCAATCAGTAATTCCTGATTTTACCATAAGTATAGAAGAAGGCGAACTAGAGCTTACGCTAAACTCTAGAAACGCCCCTGAATTGAACGTTAGTCGCGAGTATAAAGACATGCTCGAAACCTACAAAAGTTCACAAGAAAAAAGCAAGTCACAAAAAGAAGCTGTGATGTTTGTGAAGCAAAAGCTGGATGGCGCAAAATGGTTTATTGATGCCATTCGTCAACGCCAACAAACGCTTTTAGTTACCATGTCTTCCATCATGAATTTTCAGCAAGAATATTTTCTTACCGGGGATCAGCGCAAGCTTCGCCCAATGATTTTGAAAGACATTGCTGATGAAATTGGAATGGATATTTCCACGGTTTCCAGGGTGGCTAGCAACAAATATGTGCAAACACCTTATGGCACTTTTCTTATAAAGGAGTTTTTTAGCGAAAGCATGAAAAACGATGCGGGCGAAGATGTTTCTACCAAAGAAATCAAGAAGATTTTAGAAGACTCCATTGGCGAAGAAAATAAGCGCAGCCCACTTACCGATGACCGTTTGGCCAAGCTTCTAAAAGAAAAAGGCTATCCCATTGCCCGAAGAACTGTGGCCAAATATCGCGAACAGTTAAACATTCCGGTAGCCAGACTAAGAAAACAACTTTAA
- the asnS gene encoding asparagine--tRNA ligase, producing MDHISIKELLSKKPIGTTATVKGWVRNFRSNRFIALSDGSTIKTLQAVVNFENTPEEVLKKITVGACIKVTGDVVSSQGAGQDLEIQATGVAILGESNPEEYPLQPKKHSMEFLREKAHLRPRTNTFGAVLRIRHSLSFAIHQYFHERGFYNMHTPIITGSDAEGAGEMFNVSALDKKNIPLTEDGEVDFSEDFFGKETNLTVSGQLEAELGALALGKVYTFGPTFRAENSNTTRHLAEFWMIEPEVAFADLDDNMDLAEDFLRKVIKFALDNCADDIEFLSKRLEDEEKTKPQAERSEMSLKDRLEFVADNNFRRVSYTEAVEILRNSKPNKKKKFQYLINEWGVDLQSEHEKFLVKHFGCPVILYDYPATIKAFYMRLNDDEKTVRAMDILFPGIGEIVGGSQREERHDVLLQKMEEFGIDPKELWWYLDTRKFGTCVHSGFGLGFERLVLFVTGMTNIRDVIPFPRTPGNADF from the coding sequence ATGGATCATATTTCAATAAAAGAACTACTTAGCAAAAAGCCGATTGGCACCACAGCAACCGTTAAAGGCTGGGTTAGAAATTTTAGAAGCAACCGTTTTATCGCTCTTAGCGATGGTAGCACTATAAAAACCCTTCAAGCAGTTGTGAATTTTGAAAACACTCCGGAAGAGGTACTGAAAAAAATCACCGTGGGTGCTTGTATAAAGGTGACTGGTGATGTGGTAAGTTCACAAGGCGCTGGGCAAGATTTAGAAATACAAGCCACGGGTGTGGCAATTCTTGGGGAAAGTAACCCTGAAGAATATCCACTTCAACCTAAAAAGCACTCGATGGAATTTTTGCGCGAAAAAGCGCATTTGCGTCCACGCACTAATACATTTGGAGCTGTATTGAGAATTCGTCACAGTTTATCTTTTGCCATTCATCAGTATTTCCATGAGCGTGGTTTTTACAATATGCACACCCCTATTATTACAGGAAGTGATGCTGAAGGAGCAGGGGAAATGTTCAACGTTTCTGCATTAGACAAAAAGAACATCCCACTTACTGAAGACGGAGAAGTAGATTTCAGCGAAGATTTTTTTGGGAAAGAAACCAATCTTACAGTTTCTGGCCAGCTCGAGGCAGAACTTGGTGCATTGGCTCTTGGAAAAGTTTACACTTTCGGACCGACTTTTAGAGCTGAAAACTCAAACACCACTCGCCATCTTGCAGAATTCTGGATGATTGAGCCTGAGGTAGCTTTTGCTGATCTTGATGACAACATGGATTTGGCCGAAGACTTTTTGCGAAAAGTGATAAAGTTTGCTCTGGACAATTGTGCTGATGATATCGAGTTTTTGAGTAAAAGGCTGGAAGATGAGGAAAAAACCAAGCCTCAGGCCGAGCGCAGCGAAATGTCATTGAAAGATCGCTTGGAGTTTGTAGCAGACAATAACTTCCGCAGAGTAAGTTATACGGAGGCAGTTGAAATTTTGAGAAACTCTAAACCTAACAAAAAGAAGAAATTTCAATATCTAATTAATGAGTGGGGGGTAGACCTTCAATCAGAGCACGAAAAGTTTTTGGTAAAACACTTTGGCTGTCCGGTTATTCTTTATGATTACCCTGCTACTATCAAAGCTTTTTACATGCGCCTCAATGATGATGAAAAGACCGTTCGTGCTATGGACATCCTTTTCCCAGGAATTGGAGAAATAGTAGGAGGCTCACAAAGAGAAGAGCGTCACGATGTCCTTCTACAAAAAATGGAGGAATTTGGCATTGACCCAAAAGAGCTTTGGTGGTACCTCGACACTCGTAAATTCGGAACCTGTGTGCACAGCGGATTCGGCCTTGGCTTTGAAAGACTCGTGCTTTTTGTAACAGGAATGACCAATATTAGAGACGTAATTCCTTTCCCAAGAACACCTGGTAACGCAGATTTTTAA
- a CDS encoding phosphatase PAP2 family protein: protein MNRSFAQALSYLLHPAVFPLLGTLAVMQFSPYFIPSNVLIITLALVFTGTYVLPLAISYLLYKLDVIKSLEMKTAQERRIPYLVGAICYYFIATMINVLQLPREAYLFLLASTIIIVLHLMLLRFMKPSAHLGGIAGFTALLFALSLKFQINLLPLIALCIILCGFLASARLYLKAHTPTEIITGFLTGVIVVFTVITLG, encoded by the coding sequence GTGAATAGGTCTTTTGCCCAAGCACTTTCCTATTTATTACATCCAGCGGTTTTCCCCTTATTGGGCACCTTGGCTGTAATGCAATTTAGTCCCTATTTTATTCCTTCTAATGTACTTATCATCACCTTGGCTTTGGTTTTTACAGGCACCTATGTTTTACCTCTAGCCATCAGCTACCTTCTTTACAAGCTAGATGTAATCAAAAGCTTGGAAATGAAAACCGCCCAAGAAAGACGAATACCTTATCTCGTAGGGGCCATTTGCTATTACTTCATTGCTACCATGATAAATGTGTTGCAACTCCCGCGAGAAGCTTACCTCTTTTTACTTGCCAGCACTATTATTATTGTATTGCATCTAATGCTTTTACGGTTTATGAAACCGAGTGCTCACCTTGGCGGCATTGCAGGTTTCACCGCTTTGCTTTTTGCGCTTTCGCTAAAATTTCAAATCAACCTTCTTCCACTTATTGCTTTGTGCATAATACTATGTGGCTTCCTCGCCAGCGCCAGATTATATTTAAAAGCTCATACACCCACTGAAATTATAACTGGTTTTCTGACCGGAGTAATTGTTGTTTTTACGGTAATCACTTTGGGTTAA
- a CDS encoding TolC family protein — protein sequence MRTLGLLMLMVFGVTAWSQVDEEKENKTAFSLKEAQEYALTHAFSNRDRELEFEKAKRTINETRAIGLPQVSAGLDFTYNAQIGKTAIPSESFPGMAPGDIFYLPMGVTYSNIGNLNVNQLIFDGSYFVALQASKVVKEGARLDVQRSEIEIRRDVAQAYYGVLVTEETIEIIKENVESLQKNFKETRALYDNGFVEEQDVDQLELLVTGLENTLDRSERQLILAKMLLNFNMGRYIETEIELTDKTEELMVSEEAVQESAFKLDANVNFKYVQAVERGAQLSVKNEKWKYAPTISGFVRHGQSNYTNDFDQTFDFNHYWIPNTAIGASLKWDLFTGLRRNAVTQKAKLDLEQATLARMQTANQLTMQYEQAKSDYEYAFDNYNTTKRNVELSKRIRDKTRIKYQEGISSSLDLTQVENQYFEIQQNYLQALQQLLNAKENLDAAIGQP from the coding sequence ATGCGAACATTAGGACTTTTAATGCTAATGGTTTTTGGCGTTACAGCTTGGAGTCAGGTTGACGAAGAGAAAGAAAATAAAACGGCCTTTAGCCTAAAGGAGGCTCAGGAGTATGCTCTGACACATGCTTTTAGTAATAGGGATAGAGAGCTGGAGTTTGAAAAAGCAAAAAGAACCATAAATGAAACGCGAGCTATTGGTTTGCCGCAGGTTTCTGCAGGTTTAGATTTTACTTACAATGCTCAAATTGGAAAAACAGCAATTCCATCGGAATCATTCCCAGGAATGGCTCCAGGGGATATATTTTATTTACCAATGGGGGTAACCTATTCAAATATTGGTAACCTTAACGTTAATCAACTAATTTTTGATGGATCTTACTTTGTGGCTTTACAGGCTAGTAAAGTGGTTAAGGAAGGCGCAAGACTGGATGTGCAGCGTTCAGAAATTGAAATCAGAAGGGATGTAGCACAGGCGTATTATGGTGTTTTGGTAACTGAAGAAACAATTGAGATTATTAAAGAGAATGTAGAGAGTCTTCAAAAGAACTTTAAGGAAACTCGCGCTTTGTATGATAATGGATTTGTAGAGGAGCAGGACGTAGATCAGTTGGAACTGTTAGTTACCGGACTGGAAAATACACTGGATAGAAGTGAAAGGCAATTGATTTTAGCCAAGATGCTGCTCAACTTTAATATGGGAAGGTATATAGAAACAGAAATTGAACTTACTGATAAAACGGAGGAGTTAATGGTAAGTGAGGAGGCTGTGCAGGAATCAGCATTTAAGTTAGATGCTAATGTCAATTTTAAATATGTACAGGCGGTAGAGCGTGGTGCTCAGCTTTCTGTAAAAAATGAAAAGTGGAAATATGCACCAACCATTTCAGGTTTCGTGAGACATGGTCAGTCAAACTACACTAATGATTTTGATCAAACATTTGATTTCAATCACTATTGGATTCCCAATACTGCAATAGGCGCTAGCCTAAAATGGGATTTGTTTACAGGCCTTAGGAGAAATGCAGTAACTCAAAAAGCAAAACTTGATCTGGAACAGGCAACTTTGGCTAGAATGCAAACGGCTAATCAGCTTACCATGCAATACGAGCAGGCAAAATCGGACTATGAATACGCTTTTGATAATTACAATACCACCAAAAGAAACGTGGAGTTGAGTAAGCGCATAAGGGACAAAACCAGAATAAAATATCAGGAAGGTATTTCAAGTAGCTTGGATCTTACTCAAGTCGAAAATCAATATTTTGAAATACAGCAGAATTATTTACAGGCATTGCAGCAATTGCTAAATGCTAAAGAAAACCTTGACGCAGCAATTGGTCAACCTTAA
- a CDS encoding efflux RND transporter permease subunit: MANKTERNFKLSTLSLNNSISVFILSALLLLFGLYSYRTMPKESFPEIVFPLIYVQTPYAGNTPADIENLITRPLEKEIKGVDGIKDLNSESVQDVSIINVEFNIDVDTEKALQDVKDAVDRARTDLPTDLDQEPLVMDIDLSRIPILNINLSGDYSIDQLVDFAEDLQDEIEELPEISEATITGDKEKEVQINVDLPLLKANQISFTDIENAIASENVNIGAGDILLGNTRRSIRTDAEFQDMNQIKNIIVKHENNNIVYLKDVADVLFTYKEVESFARLGGEQVVSLNVIKKSGENLLNATDKITEILQESKKNGMLPKGLRITTTNDQSVQTRNQISNLENSIISGVILVILVLLFFLGLRNAIFVGLSIPFSMFICFLVLSALGITLNFMVLFGLILALGMLVDNGIVTIENIYRLYEEEGLSKFEASRQGVGEIAVPIISSTATTLAAFFPLLFWDSIIGEFMGFLPKTLIIVLASSLFVALVINPVITATFIKKQDLKKKPNYKRALISAAIFGGLGALFILAGVFVFGNLMLIIAALILIFAYVLEPLAVKFQTGALVKLENLYARTLKWALDGIRPIVILIGTFVLMVVSIMFYFGSNPKVVFFPVNEPNFINVYVEVPLGTDVQATDSVTRIVESKLDEILEPYGEVIESVVTNVGAETASQNDFGGGGQSTPNKARITIAFVEYQYRNGIETTEIQKDVTNQLLGYLPGVTFTVEKEQNGPPVGKPINIEITGEEFDQLIEIASDVKNEVDAANIPGIEGLQIDLETNKPEMLIKIDRERARRLGVSTQQIALVLRTALYGREASKYKEGEDEYPIEIRLKKEYRYDVASLMNQLVTFRSQATGKIVQVPISAVASYEFNNSFNSIKRLDSERLITVYSNVIEGYNETEVNNQIKATLKNFKLPQGYDLKFTGAQQEQDESSAFLGTAMLMAIALISIILVSQFNSLVKPFIIIMTVVFSTIGVFLGLGIFQMDFVVIMTGIGIVSLAGIVVNNGIVLIDFIELSRSRQREAKGVTGNHELTDEDLRTAIELAGKVRLRPVLLTAITTVLGLLPLAVGLNIDFIGMLSSYDPNIYFGGDNAVFWSPMAWTVIFGLVFATFLTLVVVPVMYLIFERLTRKSRELFNKFAS, from the coding sequence ATGGCAAATAAAACAGAAAGAAATTTTAAGTTAAGTACACTTTCGCTCAATAACTCGATAAGTGTATTTATTCTTTCGGCACTACTACTTCTCTTTGGATTGTACTCCTATCGTACCATGCCCAAAGAGTCGTTTCCCGAAATTGTGTTTCCACTAATTTATGTGCAAACACCTTATGCTGGAAACACCCCAGCCGATATTGAAAACCTTATAACCCGACCTCTTGAAAAAGAAATTAAGGGTGTGGATGGTATCAAGGATTTGAATTCTGAATCCGTACAAGACGTGTCCATCATTAATGTGGAATTTAATATTGATGTGGATACCGAAAAGGCGCTTCAGGATGTGAAAGATGCGGTAGATCGCGCAAGGACAGACTTGCCTACAGACTTGGATCAAGAGCCACTGGTAATGGATATTGACCTTTCCCGGATCCCTATTTTGAATATCAATCTTTCGGGGGATTATTCTATCGATCAGTTGGTGGATTTTGCGGAAGATCTGCAGGACGAAATTGAGGAATTACCTGAAATTTCAGAGGCAACCATCACAGGCGATAAGGAAAAGGAGGTTCAGATAAATGTGGATTTACCTTTGCTTAAGGCAAACCAAATTAGCTTTACTGATATAGAAAATGCCATTGCCAGTGAAAACGTGAACATTGGGGCAGGTGATATTTTACTGGGAAATACGCGTAGAAGTATTCGTACTGACGCGGAGTTTCAGGATATGAATCAGATTAAAAACATCATTGTAAAGCACGAGAATAATAACATTGTGTACTTAAAGGATGTAGCTGATGTATTGTTTACCTACAAAGAAGTGGAAAGTTTTGCGCGTCTTGGGGGTGAGCAGGTGGTTTCTCTGAATGTAATTAAGAAGAGTGGCGAGAACTTATTAAACGCCACTGATAAGATTACAGAGATTCTGCAGGAGTCAAAAAAGAATGGAATGTTGCCAAAAGGACTTCGTATTACAACGACAAATGATCAGTCCGTGCAAACTCGAAATCAGATTAGCAACCTGGAAAATTCCATTATTAGTGGAGTAATCCTGGTGATTCTTGTTCTTTTATTTTTCCTCGGATTGAGAAACGCAATCTTTGTTGGTTTGTCTATACCGTTTTCAATGTTCATCTGTTTCCTTGTGCTAAGTGCCCTTGGTATTACCCTGAATTTCATGGTGTTATTTGGGCTAATACTTGCCTTGGGTATGCTGGTGGATAATGGAATTGTAACCATTGAAAATATTTACCGACTCTATGAAGAGGAAGGTCTGTCCAAATTTGAAGCCTCAAGACAAGGGGTAGGCGAGATTGCCGTACCTATTATCAGTAGTACGGCTACTACGCTGGCGGCATTTTTTCCATTACTATTTTGGGATAGCATTATTGGTGAGTTTATGGGTTTCTTGCCCAAAACCTTGATCATTGTTCTGGCCTCTTCACTTTTTGTGGCTTTGGTAATTAACCCGGTAATCACGGCTACTTTTATTAAAAAACAAGACTTAAAGAAAAAGCCGAATTACAAGCGAGCATTAATCTCAGCAGCCATTTTTGGAGGCTTAGGAGCGTTATTTATTCTTGCCGGTGTCTTTGTATTTGGGAATTTGATGTTGATCATTGCTGCGCTGATATTAATCTTCGCTTACGTATTAGAGCCTTTAGCGGTAAAGTTTCAAACAGGGGCATTAGTAAAGCTGGAAAACCTATATGCTCGTACACTAAAATGGGCGTTGGATGGTATTAGGCCAATTGTGATTTTGATTGGCACATTTGTGTTAATGGTAGTTTCTATCATGTTTTATTTTGGTAGTAATCCAAAGGTTGTGTTCTTTCCAGTAAATGAGCCAAACTTTATAAATGTATATGTAGAGGTGCCGTTGGGTACAGATGTGCAGGCTACTGATAGCGTTACGCGCATAGTTGAGTCTAAGTTGGATGAAATCCTTGAGCCTTACGGAGAAGTGATTGAATCGGTGGTGACTAACGTAGGAGCCGAAACAGCTAGTCAAAATGACTTTGGAGGTGGTGGTCAGTCCACTCCTAATAAAGCTAGAATTACAATCGCTTTTGTGGAGTATCAATACAGAAATGGCATTGAGACTACCGAAATACAGAAGGATGTAACTAATCAATTGCTGGGCTACTTACCAGGTGTCACCTTTACGGTAGAGAAAGAACAAAATGGACCTCCTGTTGGTAAGCCAATTAATATTGAAATCACCGGTGAGGAGTTTGATCAGCTAATTGAGATTGCGTCCGATGTGAAGAATGAGGTGGATGCGGCCAATATTCCGGGTATTGAAGGTTTACAAATTGATTTGGAAACCAATAAGCCCGAAATGCTTATTAAGATTGATCGTGAAAGAGCAAGAAGATTGGGTGTTTCTACACAGCAAATAGCACTGGTATTGCGCACTGCTTTGTACGGTAGAGAGGCAAGTAAATACAAGGAAGGTGAAGATGAGTACCCAATCGAAATTCGACTTAAAAAAGAGTACCGCTATGATGTAGCGAGTTTGATGAATCAACTGGTTACTTTTCGCTCACAAGCAACAGGAAAAATTGTTCAGGTGCCAATTTCAGCTGTTGCGAGTTATGAGTTTAATAATTCATTCAATTCCATTAAGCGTCTTGATTCTGAACGATTGATTACAGTTTATTCTAACGTTATTGAAGGGTACAACGAAACAGAAGTAAACAATCAGATAAAGGCTACATTGAAGAATTTCAAGTTGCCACAAGGTTATGACCTAAAGTTTACTGGAGCCCAGCAGGAGCAAGATGAATCTTCAGCATTTTTGGGTACAGCAATGCTAATGGCTATTGCATTAATTTCCATTATCCTGGTGTCACAGTTTAACTCACTAGTTAAGCCATTCATTATTATTATGACCGTGGTATTTAGTACTATCGGGGTGTTCCTCGGCTTGGGTATTTTCCAAATGGACTTTGTTGTAATTATGACAGGTATTGGTATCGTTTCGCTGGCAGGTATTGTTGTAAATAACGGTATAGTTTTGATTGACTTTATTGAACTCAGTAGGTCTCGTCAGCGAGAAGCAAAAGGGGTAACAGGTAATCATGAACTTACGGATGAAGATTTGAGAACTGCTATTGAGTTAGCGGGTAAAGTTCGTTTGCGCCCTGTATTGCTTACCGCCATTACTACAGTGTTAGGGCTGTTACCGCTGGCTGTAGGTCTTAATATTGACTTTATAGGCATGCTTTCCAGTTATGACCCTAATATATATTTTGGAGGTGATAACGCGGTATTTTGGAGCCCAATGGCCTGGACAGTTATTTTTGGCCTGGTGTTTGCTACATTCTTAACGTTGGTCGTTGTACCTGTTATGTATTTAATATTTGAACGACTAACCAGAAAAAGTCGAGAACTTTTTAATAAGTTCGCAAGTTAA
- a CDS encoding TetR/AcrR family transcriptional regulator: MEKQEREIMECALRMFNKYGIRSVTMDDVAKELGISKKTIYKYFENKADLIHKSIINKFAEIQQSLLEIHSRTTNAIDELMEVDAVVGRIMRNHNHSMQFQLQKYYPETFSEVFEGRHEMLSMMIQENIESGKRDGLYRPEASTEVISFLYCAKMETMPEEERELFDNHSMPFVMHQALEYHIRGLATPKGLEYLEQKLKNKSI, from the coding sequence ATGGAAAAGCAGGAGAGAGAAATAATGGAGTGTGCGCTTAGGATGTTTAATAAATATGGCATCAGGAGCGTGACGATGGATGATGTGGCCAAGGAATTGGGCATTTCCAAAAAGACGATTTACAAGTATTTTGAAAACAAGGCAGACCTTATACATAAGAGCATCATAAATAAGTTTGCCGAAATACAGCAAAGCCTTTTAGAAATTCATAGTCGTACTACAAATGCCATTGATGAGCTAATGGAGGTGGATGCCGTAGTTGGTCGTATAATGAGAAACCACAATCACAGTATGCAGTTTCAGCTGCAGAAATACTACCCAGAAACTTTTAGCGAGGTGTTTGAAGGACGTCATGAAATGCTAAGCATGATGATTCAGGAAAACATTGAAAGTGGAAAGCGTGATGGATTATACAGGCCTGAGGCGAGCACAGAGGTGATTTCATTTTTGTACTGTGCTAAAATGGAAACCATGCCGGAAGAGGAGCGCGAGCTTTTTGATAATCACTCTATGCCATTTGTGATGCATCAGGCTTTGGAGTATCACATTCGGGGTTTGGCCACACCTAAAGGATTGGAATATTTGGAACAAAAATTAAAGAATAAGTCAATATAG
- a CDS encoding efflux RND transporter periplasmic adaptor subunit, with amino-acid sequence MKRFLIIAISVLAVSCSTQEASSLEEKRVLLGEKESEVAALQAEIETLKEEISEMDTTSNEVSTSIKVAELKKQKFSHHVQLTGTVTSKENIMISAEAGGRIVSVPAEEGQKVSKGQILVRIENEAVGNQLAEAKTAFELAETTYKKRKNLWDQNIGSEIEYLQAKSNFESTRSRYAQIQTQYNNTMIKAPINGSVDVIQVNEGEFVSVGTPIVRVVDLAKVEIEAELSEQYMTNVHKGDSVKVKIPALGVELTAPVTFVSQVINPDNRSFKVKVNLDNKDGRIKPNVLANLMINDYTNDTAIVVPSKVITKDLKGDFVYVASNEGGELKAIKKYIKKGRSSGPETEILSGLKEGDKIITDGYNQVNNGETVSVH; translated from the coding sequence ATGAAAAGATTTTTAATAATTGCCATATCCGTTTTAGCAGTTTCATGCTCTACCCAAGAGGCAAGTTCACTTGAAGAAAAGCGTGTTTTGCTTGGAGAGAAGGAGTCAGAAGTGGCAGCATTGCAGGCAGAAATTGAAACCTTGAAAGAGGAAATCAGTGAGATGGATACTACCAGTAACGAAGTGTCTACTTCAATTAAAGTTGCTGAGCTTAAAAAGCAAAAATTCAGTCACCATGTACAGCTTACAGGTACTGTTACCTCTAAGGAGAATATCATGATTAGCGCGGAAGCTGGGGGGCGAATAGTAAGCGTTCCGGCAGAGGAAGGGCAGAAGGTAAGCAAGGGTCAAATCTTGGTGCGGATCGAAAATGAAGCAGTAGGAAATCAATTAGCTGAAGCTAAAACTGCATTTGAACTTGCCGAGACTACCTACAAGAAACGCAAAAACCTTTGGGATCAAAACATAGGTTCGGAGATTGAGTATTTGCAGGCAAAATCAAACTTTGAAAGCACTCGTAGTCGATATGCACAAATACAAACTCAGTATAATAATACCATGATTAAAGCTCCTATAAATGGATCAGTAGATGTGATTCAGGTAAACGAAGGTGAGTTTGTAAGTGTAGGTACTCCCATAGTGCGTGTGGTAGACTTGGCAAAAGTGGAAATTGAAGCAGAGCTTTCGGAGCAGTACATGACTAATGTGCACAAGGGAGATAGTGTAAAGGTGAAAATCCCTGCTTTGGGAGTTGAGCTTACTGCTCCAGTGACATTTGTGAGCCAGGTAATAAATCCTGACAATAGAAGCTTTAAGGTGAAGGTAAATCTTGACAATAAAGATGGTCGCATTAAGCCAAATGTATTGGCCAATCTTATGATTAATGACTACACAAATGATACCGCAATTGTGGTTCCTTCAAAGGTGATTACAAAAGACCTTAAAGGTGACTTTGTGTATGTAGCTTCAAATGAAGGTGGCGAACTAAAGGCTATTAAAAAGTACATTAAAAAAGGAAGGTCATCAGGGCCTGAAACTGAAATTTTGAGTGGCCTTAAAGAAGGTGATAAAATTATTACTGATGGTTACAATCAGGTAAATAATGGAGAAACTGTAAGCGTACACTAA